ATGGACGCTGACCTTCTTTCGTCTGCCGCGCCAGCATCACAAGCACCTCAAGAGCACCAACATGCTGGAACGCCTCAACGAGGAAATCCGCCGCAGAACCTACGTCGTGCGACCTGCGAGAGCACAAGAAACTCGCACTCCGTCAAGCCGCATGACCAGCACGCATGACCGCCCAATTTTGCAGAACTTGACGCACACAACCAGATTCACGATCATCAGATAAGAATTGTCGCGTGGGAGTAAAGGCAACCATTCCATCTATTCAGATTGCAGTTTTCCTTGAGTGCCTACTTCAATTGGTCGATCAGCCGTCCATTTGTCCAACTAGGATTCTGGTGGGCTTTGGGTATAAGTTAAGGGTTGCAAATCGGTCTGCGAGACAACCTGCTGAATTAAACGGGATTGCTTTTGCGTTCTTGCGCAATCGAATTGCAAAGCGTCGGCGGCAACGGTTATGCGGCGTCTCGCCGCCATTTGAGAGCACTCTGATATGGAACGATCGGTCGTCGCTGTCATCGTAACTTACAACCGCCTTGATTATCTAAAGAAGTCTGTTGCGGCGGTGATGGCGCAGAGTTTCCCTATTTGCGAAGTAATTCTTGTCGACAATAAAAGTACCGATGGAACGCCAAAGTTCCTTCAAGAGCTTGAACGATGTAACAGCACTTACCCCATACGCGTTGTCAATATGGAAAAGAACGAAGGTGGGGCAGGCGGCTTTGCACAAGGCATTGAGGAAGCCTATGAACGCGGCGCTGATTTAATTTGGCTTATGGATGACGATTGTGTGGCATACCATGATGCGCTTGAGAAACTTGTACGCGGATTTGATGCACTGACTGAAAAGTTGCCCGTCTCTTCAGCGGAGCAGAGCGTCAGCACTGAGCCTGGCTTCGTCTGCTCTAACGTACGATGGAAAGACGGAGAAGTATGTGAAATGAATATTCCAAGAGCTACGGGGGATTGGAGTCGCTATTACCTTCCGGAAAGTCCTTATGTCCGTGTCAACCAGTGTTCTTTCGTTTCTGTCCTTGTTAATGCCCGAGCTGTCTCCTTGGTTGGTTATCCCGTTCGCGAGTTCTTTATCTGGCTGGACGACGTTGAATTCTCAGGGAGAATTGCGGAAAGATGTCCGGGGTTTGTCATTCTTGACAGCCTAGTCGTCCACGACATACCTCAGAATACAGGTGTCCACTTCGGCGATGTTAGTGCGAAGAATGTCTGGAAGTACCGGTACGGTATTCGCAATGAAGTGGCCTACTTAGCCTCTCGACCTTTGGGAGTGCTGAAGGCCGCGCGATATATCGTTTCACAGCTTTCTCAAATGTCGGCAACCAAAGTTCCGTTCTCGCTTCGGGCGCAGATATTGTTTGCAGGACTGTCGGGATTTACCTTCTGCTATAAGTCCAAAATTCGCCTTCCGGCCGCCCGCAGTAGCTACTTGGACGTCAGGTCAAAACGCGAGCCGACGACGCGGCCGTTTTCTCCTGAACCTGAAGGTATGAAATAGATGTATGATTGGTTGATTGTTGGCGCCGGGTTTGCGGGAAGCGTTCTTGCGGAGCGCTTCGCGTCTGTCCGCAACGAACGGGTTCTCCTAATTGACCGGCGAAGCCATGTTGGTGGAAACGCATACGACCGCTACAACGATGATGGGATAATCGTCCATCAGTACGGGCCGCACATCTTCCACACCAACTCGAAACAAATTTTCGACTACCTGTCTTTGTTTACTGAGTGGCGGCCTTACGCACATAAGGTACTCGCCGAAGTAGACGGCATGCTTGTACCTATCCCGATCAACCTTGATACGGTCAATAAGCTCTATGGGCTTAACCTCAACTCCGAGCAATTGGCGGAATGGTTCAAAGCTCGCGCGGAGAAGGTGGACTCTCTGCGCACGTCGGAAGATGTGGTGGTATCGGTTGTCGGTCGAGAACTCTACGAGAAGTTTTTTCAGGGGTATACGCGCAAGCAGTGGGGGCTCGACCCTTCAGAACTTGACAAGTCGGTCACCGCTCGGGTGCCAATCCGCACCAATCGTGACGATCTATACTTTGGGGATGAATATCAATGTATGCCTCTTTACGGTTATAATCGCCTATTTGAAAATATGCTACGCAGTAACAATATTCATATAATGACCAAGACTGATTATCGTGACGTTAAGGACTACGTGCCGCATAGACGTGTAATTTACACTGGCCCAATCGACGAATACTTCGACTTCCGTTTCGGCCGGCTGCCGTACAGATCGCTTCGGTTTGAACACGTCACGCGCGACCAACCTTGGCACCAGCCAGTCGCAGTCGTTAATTATCCGCAGACAAATGACTATACTCGCATTACGGAATACAAGCATCTTACAGGGCAGCAGCATCCAAAGACGACGCTCACGTATGAATACCCCTCAAGCGACGGTGATCCGTACTACCCGGTTCCGAACGCGGCGAACCAAGAGCAGTTCAAGAAGTACGAACGCCTAGCACTTGCCACCCCTGGCGTGTGGTTCGTGGGACGTCTTGCCACTTATAAATACTACAACATGGATCAGGTCGTGGGTCAGGCGCTCAGCACCTTTCGGCGTATATGTGCTGCTGTTATGACGGTTCCATAGCGCTTTAGACCGAACCAGAAGGCGAACATCGCATATGTAATAGAGTCACCCAATGCCGCAGTTCTCAGGTCCCCGATTGACCTTAGTGGATCGCGACCGCGCTCGGGATGTCGCCGAGCATTCCTTCATCCCACGCGAGCTGAGGCGTTAAGCGTCGGAACGTGGCATAACCAATCTTATCGGCGCAATCGTGCAGGACCATGGCAAATTCGCCGCTGGCAATCAGCGCCTCCATCAGTTTCTGACCGCCCCTCGAATTCGAACCATCGACAAAAACCAGACCAGCAGAATCCGGGAGTCTGGTCAGATCGACCAGACGAGCGGCCTTTCCTGTGACGTACACAAGATCGCCAGGACGAAACGCAAATTCGTACTTTTTTTGAGCGACTCCGCTAACGCGAACCTCAACTAATTTTGGGCGCCAGGGACTGTTTCTCAGACTCCGTCTGAAAGATCGTTGACCGAGGTTCAGTGGCGAAGGCATTAAAATTACAGCGCGTACCGCCGGTTCGCACGTGGTGACCTTGTCGACATGCAAGGTCCAATCGTTCTCGGTAAGGCGCTTCCTCCAAGCACCCAGTCTCATCTTGGCCTGTTTCACAAGCACGCTAATAGCTGCCCTCGTGGCCCTTGCGTTCTCGAGGGAGTGAGGTTTGTTGCCGGCTCGTATTACGGAAATCGAGCTTGATAGATTGCCAGCTTGGATCGACGACGCTAACGCGTCCTGGCCGCATGCTCGTAGCATCATCGTTAACTGCCCTCGCCATTCAGACTCCCCGAGAGTTGGTGTTGGTGCGATGGATGGCCGTTTGTTACTGCTGTTGGAAATTTCCGTGTCATCCAACCCGAGAACGGTGCGGATGCGGTCGAGTTCTCGGTGGCTGAGGTGGCGGAACTGCGATGCCCTTTCCATTGCTGCATCGACATGTCCACAACAGAGCGCAACCCTGATCCACATTGCCCATGCGACAGGATCTGGATCCTTGCATTCGTGATACAGAAAGATGATGTCGAGCCATCTTTTAATGCTGTTTTGGGCGTTCTCAACGCTCCCTTGAAGCAACTGACAATAGCCGAGACCGACAAGGGCCTCGGGAATGATTGCGAAGTTCAGGCAGCGTAGGAAACTCTCCTCCGCAGCATCTAACGCAGAAGTACTGATTAGCTCCCAGCCCCTTCTGAGCAACAATCGATCCAGGCCCCCGCCAACTACCTGGTAACTGGCCTGGCTGACAGGACCAGGTACTATTCGCAATCCGCCTGCAGGGCTCTCCTGCACGATTGTCTCGCCTGCTTTGAGCTGGCAGCTAAGATCGAACCACTCTCTAATCTGGCGTCTGTGGGCCATGGTGTGATGATTGTGAACCAGGTTATGCCCGGCCTTTATAATACGGTGCAATTGCTCGTCGTCCGCGAGCAGCGTGTCGAGTTTCCCGACAATGTCTTCAGGCGTGGCGAACACGCAGTTCTCCATATCACGAAAGCCAATTTTCTCCAGTGCCGCAGTGCGTTCAGTTACGAGACATGCCCCGGTTGCTGGGATCTCCAGATGTTTTCGGACGAGGTCCCGGGTTACTGAGCCGCAGGCCGGCACGAACGTTGCGGCATTAAGCAGTCGAGCATAGCTTTCACCGAACATGGTTTGTGAGGTACCGGACTGCGCGTTCCATCCCCCGTGCGGGCATATCATTGTAGGGTACCGTGCAGACACGATGCGTGAAATTGCGTTCCGCCATGGATAAAACCCGATCTGACTACCTGTGATTAGGACCGGTACATTCTTTTCAAGCCCATAGTCGCGAAAAATTGTGGGGTCGACAAAGTTGGGCCAAGTATAAAGGCGATCGGAAATTTCGGGAGTATACTCACCCAACGAAACAGAGTGCGTAAAAAAGGTCTCGACCCCCCATTCGGCCATGTCGGCGATAAACGTCGCTCTTGCTGCGTCGAGTGCGTCGGCCAGAAGTAAACCCAGTTTGGGCGTTTGCGGGTGAGCAGAAACATTGCGGATGTTCCGTTTCCCTGAATCGACGCCAGACTCGAGCAATACAAGATCTGGTTCGACTCGATCGCAGATTTCGTCGTAATCTCCAACCGGAGGTAATTCGATTACCTCAAAAAATTGGCTGAGGCACCTACTCTGCTCGGTTACATGCACCTTCAGGAATTGCGGCATGCCGTTGCGCAGTGACCTAAAGAAGAGGAGTCTCGGCAGCCGCTCCTCCATACCTGTCATTAGCATTGAACGTAGCTCCTCAATCCTGAGCTGTGCTTTTCGCGGCAGCGATACACGCCCTTCCAATCGTCATTGGCGATTTCCGCACATCATCTTCCGCACATCATCTTTGCGAGAGCGTGCGAGCGCCACTTCGTTGATACCAGATCGCGCGTCTTCGACACCCTGGCACCGGCCTGCTGCTCGGCGCTCTTGACCGGAACGAACCGCATGGTCGCCAGCGCGACAACCTCGCAGATGTTCTCCGCATCCGCCGCGTCGGTACCCACGGGATCAAACCAATCCATCCTGCCATAGGCAGATCAGTGAGCCATGGGGGACGCATTAAATCCAGCCAGTTAAAGCCTATCTCGGTCGAGGATATCGATTGCACGCGCACCTTCCCGAGGGTGATGGGCGGCAACACGAGCAGGCGGTGGTGTAGCCAATCACCTCAAGAATAAAGTCGAAAATTATCAAGTCGCGGCTCCGGTGCGATGTTCCACGGCAACAAGTCGTCAATTCTGTTGATCGGATGATCGGCGCTGCCGGTAAGGACGTCGCACCTGGGGTTATCAATGCGAGGCCGAGGTCGTCCGGGTAATCCTCGACCTCTTACTACGAAGTTTTCCACTGACGAGTCCGCCAAGCTCTTCTCGCCAGGGCTTGCGTCCAATGTCCAGACACTGCTCCCCAATAGAAACATCAACCATACGTAGGTCGCACCGTGGAAGTGCACGGTGCATCCGACAAAAAAGAGGGCCATCAAACTTATGAGAAGAGAGAGCCGAAAGGTATCCTCTTTCTCGTCAAGTCCCTTCTTGAAGGCCATCGCGCCGGTTAGCCAAAGGCAGGAGCCCAACATCAGAACGACTGCCGGAATCCCGTGCCGGATCGCAATGAGAAGCCAAAAATTGTCGACGCTGGCAGATCCCATCCATGACGGGCGTGCATACTCAGTGAGACCGATACCCAAGATGGGATGGTTAAGTACTGAAGCTGATCCGAACTCCCATATGGCTAGACGATACCAGCCCGTCTGTGCGTCAAACGTAAAATGGGAGATATAGAATTTTACCGGCGTTTGGTTGGATCCGAACTCCACGACAAGATAGGCAATAAAAGCAAGTCCCCACAGGATCTTCCACCGATACTTGATTTTTCCGAGGAACCAATTCCACCCTGTCAGGGCGGTCTGGATCATCAAGCCTGCAATAGGTGCCGACGACATCGACAGAAAGGCTGTGGCACCGACCGCCGCTGGCAACAGCCAGCGCAAAACACCTCTGCGACGGCCCAATATGACATAGGCGACCGCAAGAAGGCTCCCGCAGAAAAGACCGAATTCGATCGGATGACTGAACGGGCCCTGAACTCGCCAGAAACCCCATCGCGGGCCCATCGTGGTGATTTCAACCGTGGGGAAGATCGCGCTCAACGCCGTAAGAATTGGCTTACTGCCAGAGATCCACTCGTACAGAGCAAATGGCGACAAAAGAATCACCACTTTTGCCCAAAGCAGAGTCATTTTGTATAAATCTCCTGCAGACCTTATAAAGCAACGCCCGAGAAAATACGCGCCAACTGTTTCTATGAATAGTATTCCGGCCGGTTCCACTGCAGAGTCAATGCCATGAGCGGCAACTAAGGTTATGCCGACCCAAAGGGAGAATAGGATAAATCCAATATCGGGAACTCTGATGCGGCCGGCCTTGCCGCGCACCCACATGATCAGCGACAGAGGAAGCGTGCCGACGAGGACAAATCGGTAGACCGACAGGTTGAATGTGCCCAACGGGATTACCCATGGAATGACGAGACCAATGAGGAAAATAGCTACCGGCAGACGCAATCCCGTTTTCGACTGCAGCGTCCCCGAGCGGTGGCTGGAGCGCAGGCCATATCTGCTGGCGCGCGGACGCATTTCGGCGGCCGTCCCTGAAGTGAGCGGATCCAATGGAGCTTCCGCTGCGCGTGCTACAATCTTCATTGCGCTCCTCAGCAGGTCTAGATTGAAATATTGAAATCATATCGATGTAGAAATACGCGATCAGCTTGGCAAAAGGTCGAGTTAGCCCCCTCCATTTGACCGATCGAAAGCGTGCCGCCCATGCCGGCACGGCCCGCCTTCAGCATCTTGCCGCGCGGACATTTAAGGGTATCGTGCTTGGCGTCGTAACGAAAACGGTGCATAGGCACAGGGCTAGGGATTGGCTCTGCATTTGCCGGAATAACCGCTTCGATCGCGCTTTGCTCCATACCTGCGACACGCGGCAGGGTCGGTGACTCAGACTTTCTTGTATTTGCCTGTTTTGCGGTTTTTTTCTCGCTCTCAGCGGCTTCGTTGGCGTCGGTGACCGCATCTATATGGCGGGCCGCAAGACTTTCCCAACTGACGTCGGCCCGGATGAGTGAGGCGTCGACATGAACGACCTCACCAATGTTGACTTTGGCCGCTACGCAGACCTTTACCGTCCGCTCAAAAATAGTTCGGAAACGTTCTGCACCCCAGCGCTGACGGATACGGGTCAACGACGAATGGTCCGGGGGAGCAGCGAAATAGCGATACTAACTTGAGCCTCGCGTATCAACCGGCGGTCATGCAAGCATCAACCGGACTGCAACTTCCGGATCAATGCCGGGTCGACCAAATCCCGTCGCAGAGAGCTCATACTTCTTTAGGGAGGAGATCCCGAAAAGTGCCGCACACGTACAAGCTGATCGCGTTCCTTACGGCCGAGCATCGGGGAGGCTCCAGAGAATCAACGGATACTCAATGGAATAATGGAATCAGATAGATAGCACTTCATCAACAGCCCCGGGGTCCACTTCATGCGCAAGGTTCTTGCCCACGGCGGCAAGAGCGGCCGGCGTATCGTCTCCGCCTTCATCGCCCCGCCTCGCCCAGGAGACGCCAGAGCCGCCACCGCTCAATGGCGCGCCGTCGCCGACCAGATCCGGCCGGAGGTCCTCAAGCTCGCCGCCACTCGTGGATGATGCCGAGAGAGCCGTTCTCGTCCACATGACCTTCCCGAAGGAGCACCTCGTCAAGCTGCACTCGACCAACCCGATCGAGCGCCTCAACGGCGAAATCAAGCGCAGGACCGGGGTCGTCGGCATCTTCCCCAATGATGACACCCTCGTCCGCCTCGCCGGCGCGATCCTGCTCGAGCAGAACGGCGAAAGGGTCGTCCACGCGCCGGCTATAGAACGGTGGAAACCATGAGCCAGATGAGCGATGATCCGGTCGACAGCCTGCCAGCCGTGGCGCGCTGATCATCCCGGCCCATGCCGGAGAACGCGGGGACCAAAGCCGCCACCTATACCACTTCCTGGGACATGATCCGGGCCTGGGTGTTGCCCGTGAGCTCGGCCGGTTATTAGGAGCGGCAAACCGACGATGATCGTCAGCGAACCAAGGTGGATTGGCACTGCATCGCTCCTGGCAAGCCTCTCCAGAACACCTTCCTCGAGAGCTTCAATGGTCGGCTGCGAGACGCGTTCTTGAATGAAACCCTGTTCTCATCTCTGAACCATGCTCGATCAGCGCTTTCAATCTGGCGCCGCGGCTACTGTTTCATAACATCCACCTGTTTATGTCGTTGAAAGGAATAGTCTTTGCTGATCGGCATGCGATCCGGCGGGGTATGTCAAGCGAAGCGAGGAATTGACCCCCCTATTGCCTCACCCAGGAATGTTACTGAAGTTGGGGCACCGAGATGCCACGTATCTCCTCCGGCCGCGGCGGGAGGAGATACGGACGCGCACTTCATCCAGTCGCCATTGATTATGATCTGCCCGGCTATTTCCATACGCCAAGCCTCGACGGCCATCTGCACCGTCCGCAGCCGCTCGATGAAGCTTGCCCGCCAGTGAGGCGGACAAGCTCCCGCAGTTCCCAGTTCTTAAGCGGCGAAGTCCCAATTTGCAAAAGAGTGGTTGTGGGTGAAACCGTCGAACTGGTGCGCCGTGTAGTCATCCGATGCCGTCGTCGCATCGTCAGCCGATGCTGCAGTGGAGAATTCCTCCTCGGAATACGCGCCAGCAGCTTTGTCAGTGGAGGCCCAGGTAGGGGCCGCCGCATCCCTGCCAGTGTCGACAGCATCATGCTTGTTGGCACCGTTCGACAGCTTGTCGAACACGACGTGATCAACACCGCTCAGCCAAGTGTTCGCATTGGTATCGTTCGGATCAGGCGCGGTCGTCGACCCCGCGACGTGCGGCTCCTGCTGAGTAGAACTGCCACTGCCATTTGAAGCGGTTTCACCGGTCGATGCGCCTGACGGAACTCCGGACGATATGCCATCATCCTCCGTGGACGTGCTTCCGCCCGTCAACTCGTCTGCCGATGTAACTTCTTGCACGGTAGTCCCGCCACTAGTCGTGGAAGCTTCTTCGCCGATAGAGGAAGACGTACTTTCAACTGTAGGTTCGATGGTGCCACTTGCTGGGGAGTTTGTGATTCCCGCTGATGTAGCATCGTCCGGGGCGAGGCCGGCCCCGACGCCTCCGCCGCTTATCTCACTCGGTGAGGTCCCCGCCGGAAGCTCGGTGTTGCCTGAAATTGTGGGGGAGGCGTTGTCTACTGAGTAGTAGCCGTACCCCCCCATCGAAAGGTGGTTGTCGGTGATGGAAACGTTCGTAATCGGACCGCCATTAGCTCTGCCGTCTACGTAGATGTCATACCCGGGAGTTCCGCCCAGAAAATTGTTGGTTACATTGACGTCATTAATTGCCCCAAAATCGTTCTTGATGAACACAGCCGACGTGTCGCGCGCGAGGATGGTATTACCCTCGATCAGAACGCCGTCCTGGCCACCCTGCACCGAAATGCCGTCATAGTGCGGATCGGAAGCGCTGTCTTCGAGATCGTGGATGTAGTTCCCCTTCACCGCGCTTGAACCGCCTGTCAACGTGATACCGTTCTCGACTTGGGAGATATCGTTGCGCAGGAAGGTCCCGCTGCCGAGGATAGCCGAGTTGCTGTCACCGGAGGAGCCTGGCCCTACGATATCGCTGTCCTGGATGGTGAAGTTGTTCGCGCCCTCGGCATCGACGCCCCAAGTCGAATCAAACGTGATCTCACTGTTTTTGATCACCACATCGTCAGCCATGACACGGAGGGGTCCGTTGATGATCATGCCATCGATCACGGTCCCGTTCTCTGTAATGGTCATCGGTCCGGTGTATTCTGTCAGAGTTGTGCCGGCCGGAACGCCCGTATTCGTTGCATTAGGATATGTTGTTATTGTCACTTTCGAAGTACCTTTCTTTCTCGCCCCTACCCCTAAACTGATTGGTGCTTGAAGCACCTTTGTGCGAGTTCGGCTAATACCTTCTTGATACGCCGAAAGCGGCTCTAGAGACGAAAAATGGCGCGTCTAGGGCAACAATAATTAACCATCTCCATGAGATAGGACCGTTTCGGATGCCACATTTCGGCCACAAGCCCGAATGGGATATATTAAATATGACTAATTATTTTAATGAAATTAGTGCCATGTGTGCTGGTGGCGCACGTGCCGATGAGCACAAAAAGAAGCGTGGGCGAGAGGGTTGGTCACGCTTTTGTTGTGGACAAATAAAAAATTTTTCTTCGCCAGGTCGATGATTTGGCAGTCCGGGAGCGATGTAACTGACGGATTGCCGCTCTCTCCGGCATGGGCGGGGAAGATCCGCGTGCCACGGCGGGCGACCTTATAGAGACAAACAAAGCCAAGGTCGTTTCAATGATCTCCTCGATCCGCACGAGGTGGCTCGGAAGGGAGCCGCGATTGGCTGTAGGGGTTTGGAGTGTTGTCTGCTCGAAGGCGCCCGCCAATCATCTGCAATTGCCGAGCTACGCCATGCGGTTGGACACGACCAGGAGACAGATGGCACGCTTATTTAGGCCGGGAGATTCCACATGGCGAGCCATGCGCCGGGCAAACGGCTAGAGATCAACTTAGTGCCATCGGAAGTTTCCAATAGAGGAAGTCGTGGTTACCGCATCAGTGCAACAAGAACGGCGCGGCCGTTGGACAAGCCGCTCCGGAAAGCTTTTTTGACTACTGTACCGCGGGAAATTCGGATCCTCTGCCATTATCCAGATTGCCGACTAGGCAACGCTAGTGATTTGACATGCAATTGCGGATCTGCGGCAAATTTGGACGGATTGATCGTCGTCCAATCCGGAACGTCTCCGCCGCTTATCTCACCCGGTGAGGTCCCGCCGGAAGCTCGGTGTTGCCTGAAATTGTGGGGGAGGCGTTGTCTACTGAGTAGTAGCCGTACCCCCCCATCGAAAGGTGGTTGTCGGTGATGGAAACGTTCGTAATCGGACCGCCATTAGCTCTGCCGTCTACGTAGATGTCATACCCGGGAGTTCCGCCCAGAAAATTGTTGGTTACATTGACGTCATTAATTGCCCCAAAATCGTTCTTGATGAACACAGCCGACGTGTCGCGCGCGAGGATGGTATTACCCTCGATCAGAACGCCGTCCTGGCCACCCTGCACCGAAATGCCGTCATAGTGCGGATCGGAAGCGCTGTCTTCGAGATCGTGGATGTAGTTCCCCTTCACCGCGCTTGAACCGCCTGTCAACGTGATACCGTTCTCGACTTGGGAGATATCGTTGCGCAGGAAGGTCCCGCTGCCGAGGATAGCCGAGTTGCTGTCACCGGAGGAGCCTGGCCCTACGATATCGCTGTCCTGGATGGTGAAGTTGTTCGCGCCCTCGGCATCGACGCCCCAAGTCGAATCAAACGTGATCTCACTGTTTTTGATCACCACATCGTCAGCCATGACACGGAGGGGTCCGTTGATGATCATGCCATCGATCACGGTCCCGTTCTCTGTAATGGTCATCGGTCCGGTGTATTCTGTCAGAGTTGTGCCGGCCGGAACGCCCGTATCCGTTGCATTAGGAAAGGTGCTTGCCATCGCTAGCATCCCTTTCTCCCCACCCGCGAGGAGTTGGGGTGATATAGCGTTTGTCCTGGGATCTACAACGCCAGCTAAATAAGTGAGCGCTACCAGGGTATTGACTAATACGGTCACTGGCGCCTTCCGAATCAACAAAATTCAAAGACTATGTCCGTCCTGCCATAGGCACGCCGAAATAACCTAGGTTGGGACGACCGCTCGATCTCGCGGATAAGCGGAGCTACTTCGATCGCTTCGGAACGCGTGCCGTATACAATCAGGACCTTGTGCATGCCGGATCCCTTTTCGTTTCCCTTGGTCTGCATCAACGTCGGCACGATGGGAGGCGCGGCCGCCGGCGCTTCAATAGCCGTACTTTTCTGGGCTGAATCGGCACTTGTTCAAGACGACGCCGAGCACGTTGGTCCTCTCGGAGAGTTCCTGCTCGCAGACATCGACTTCATCCAGGGTGCTTTGCTCGGCTGCCGCGACGAGGATTGCGCAATCCACGTGGGGAAGGAATGCCAAGACGTCGTCATTGGAAAGCATAGGCGGCATGTCAAACAGGATGACGTGCGGACTCATCCGTTGACGCATTTCTTCAAGTACTCTCACCGTCTCGCGGCTTTGCAGAAGCTCCGCCGAAAACGATACCGTTTGCTTGTTGGCGCCGATCGCGAGATTGTTGCCATGACGCAGAAAGACATCGCTAATGTCGATCTCCCCCATTAAGAATCTCGCAAGGGGTTGGGGAGCCTCGATGCCGAGCGTGTTGGCGAGCTGCGGACGTTTAAGGTCGAGGTCGACCAAAATTGTGCGGCATTCTTTCTGATTGGCAAGACTGAAGGCCAGGTTCAGCGCTACAACAGTCTTGCCGCAGCCGGCCGTTGGAGACGTGATCCCAACGGTGGTCCAATTGTGCTGCGTTAACTCCTGCAGCAGCTTTGTTCGGATTATATCAAACGCCGCATGCGCCGGGTTCGGCCGGCTGGTAGTGGTGACAATACGATTGAGGGCAAGGCGTCGCGCATCGGTTCGCAATGGCGGCAACCGCTCCCAAATGGTTTCGGTTCCGGCACGCGGGCATGCGAGAAGCGTCTGCTCGCCCAGCAGTTCCGGCCTGGGAAGCTCCCGCTGGGATGCATCGTAATGTTCCATGTGTCACGCCTCTAAATCACATAGGGGGCTAACCCGACGTTTCCGCCGCTAACCCATTGCGGCAAGCCACCCAAAGGCACTCTGGGCCATAACCGAGAGCGGCAAATAAAGGTAATGAATAGCAGTCAACAATGCCGGAACAGCTGCTGCGGGAAGCACCGCTGCCACGGTCCTTCTGATGGCGAAGCGATTCTCCTCAGCCGTCGAAATATACGGGATGGTGGCAATCGGCTTGTGGCCAAGCATGCTCGCGAGCTCAACGGGTCTCCGAATCGTTCCGTTGAGAAACTCGAGCAAGGCGACGAACGCCACGGCAAGACCCACCCCACCGACTGCGCCCATCAGCGCGATGCGAAAACGTTTTGGCGTCTCTGGAGACTCAGGAGGAGTCGCGCGTTCAAGGATGGAGAAGCGGCCCCCGTCGGACCGTTTCTCGATCTTTTCGCCCATCAATGCCTCCGCGCGCCTGGCGATTGCTGTATTGTATTGCGTCTGCAGATTGGCGCGGTTCCGCTCAAAGGAATTCAGAACGGTTTCGCTGGCGGGGGTGGCAGTTATTGACTTCGTCAGAGCGCCAATGCTTTCCGTTATGGCAGCCCTCTCTCGCGCGATCGCTCGCAAGCGCTCGTCGATGTAAGAAACCTGGAGGTCGAACGTGGAATGCCTCTTCTTCTTGCTCGATGCTTGGGCTTCCTGTGCTTGTCGACCTTGAAGTGTTTCCTGCAATGACGTGATCCGCCTGCGCAGTGCCAGGATGTTGGGGCTCGTTTCCGAAAAGATTGCAAGCTGATCGGCGAGCGCGCGGTTGAGCTGCAGGAGCATTTGCTGCTCCGGTGTCGCAGCTTCGCCATCGGGCAACTGGCCCGTCAACGCGTAACTTTCGGCCAGACTGCTCCGCTTACCGAGCAAATCGGATTCTTCGCGCTCCAGGGAGATCAGCCTCTCCTGACGGCTCGTTTGCTGGTTACGCCGAAACTCGAGACTGTCAGGCAGAGTGTCTGAGTTCTCGTTCTTGAACTTGAGAATTTCGGCTTCGATAAGGTTTAAATCCAAACCGAGCCTTG
The sequence above is drawn from the Sinorhizobium meliloti genome and encodes:
- a CDS encoding glycosyltransferase; the encoded protein is MLMTGMEERLPRLLFFRSLRNGMPQFLKVHVTEQSRCLSQFFEVIELPPVGDYDEICDRVEPDLVLLESGVDSGKRNIRNVSAHPQTPKLGLLLADALDAARATFIADMAEWGVETFFTHSVSLGEYTPEISDRLYTWPNFVDPTIFRDYGLEKNVPVLITGSQIGFYPWRNAISRIVSARYPTMICPHGGWNAQSGTSQTMFGESYARLLNAATFVPACGSVTRDLVRKHLEIPATGACLVTERTAALEKIGFRDMENCVFATPEDIVGKLDTLLADDEQLHRIIKAGHNLVHNHHTMAHRRQIREWFDLSCQLKAGETIVQESPAGGLRIVPGPVSQASYQVVGGGLDRLLLRRGWELISTSALDAAEESFLRCLNFAIIPEALVGLGYCQLLQGSVENAQNSIKRWLDIIFLYHECKDPDPVAWAMWIRVALCCGHVDAAMERASQFRHLSHRELDRIRTVLGLDDTEISNSSNKRPSIAPTPTLGESEWRGQLTMMLRACGQDALASSIQAGNLSSSISVIRAGNKPHSLENARATRAAISVLVKQAKMRLGAWRKRLTENDWTLHVDKVTTCEPAVRAVILMPSPLNLGQRSFRRSLRNSPWRPKLVEVRVSGVAQKKYEFAFRPGDLVYVTGKAARLVDLTRLPDSAGLVFVDGSNSRGGQKLMEALIASGEFAMVLHDCADKIGYATFRRLTPQLAWDEGMLGDIPSAVAIH
- a CDS encoding glycosyltransferase family 2 protein, with the protein product MERSVVAVIVTYNRLDYLKKSVAAVMAQSFPICEVILVDNKSTDGTPKFLQELERCNSTYPIRVVNMEKNEGGAGGFAQGIEEAYERGADLIWLMDDDCVAYHDALEKLVRGFDALTEKLPVSSAEQSVSTEPGFVCSNVRWKDGEVCEMNIPRATGDWSRYYLPESPYVRVNQCSFVSVLVNARAVSLVGYPVREFFIWLDDVEFSGRIAERCPGFVILDSLVVHDIPQNTGVHFGDVSAKNVWKYRYGIRNEVAYLASRPLGVLKAARYIVSQLSQMSATKVPFSLRAQILFAGLSGFTFCYKSKIRLPAARSSYLDVRSKREPTTRPFSPEPEGMK
- a CDS encoding transposase; translation: MPRQHHKHLKSTNMLERLNEEIRRRTYVVRPARAQETRTPSSRMTSTHDRPILQNLTHTTRFTIIR
- the glf gene encoding UDP-galactopyranose mutase, yielding MYDWLIVGAGFAGSVLAERFASVRNERVLLIDRRSHVGGNAYDRYNDDGIIVHQYGPHIFHTNSKQIFDYLSLFTEWRPYAHKVLAEVDGMLVPIPINLDTVNKLYGLNLNSEQLAEWFKARAEKVDSLRTSEDVVVSVVGRELYEKFFQGYTRKQWGLDPSELDKSVTARVPIRTNRDDLYFGDEYQCMPLYGYNRLFENMLRSNNIHIMTKTDYRDVKDYVPHRRVIYTGPIDEYFDFRFGRLPYRSLRFEHVTRDQPWHQPVAVVNYPQTNDYTRITEYKHLTGQQHPKTTLTYEYPSSDGDPYYPVPNAANQEQFKKYERLALATPGVWFVGRLATYKYYNMDQVVGQALSTFRRICAAVMTVP